In the Vibrio gigantis genome, one interval contains:
- a CDS encoding YheU family protein, whose product MIIPWKDIEPETLENLIKEFVLREGTDYGDVEVSLQNKIDQVKHQLASGEVSIVFSELHETVDIQVTKRF is encoded by the coding sequence ATGATCATCCCATGGAAAGATATCGAGCCTGAGACGCTAGAAAACCTCATCAAAGAATTCGTGCTGCGTGAAGGTACAGATTACGGCGATGTAGAGGTTTCACTGCAAAACAAGATTGACCAAGTGAAACATCAATTAGCTTCAGGAGAAGTCAGTATCGTGTTTTCTGAGCTCCATGAAACCGTTGATATTC
- a CDS encoding hydrolase — protein MTIFTAAAGLSNPHLQTLVPRFIRKQALFHPTWQTLETPDGDFLDLAWSESPDNDELTSNKPIFILFHGLEGSFESPYANGLMNAFAKDGWLSVMMHFRGCSGKPNRLARAYHSGEVEDARFFLRHLHSRFPNNPKVAVGISLGGNMLANYLADYADDPLISAATIVSAPFDLACCSSRIEQGFSKLYKKYLLNSLKSNALKKHKLLQEKIGISAESIKKIDKLYEFDERITAPLHGFKNAQDYYAQCSALPKLNRIKLPTQIIHAKDDPFMTDAVIPKFVLPDNIDYRLFQKGGHVGFITGSTLKPRFWLEEALPAYYESIQDSA, from the coding sequence ATGACCATATTTACCGCAGCGGCTGGTTTATCTAACCCACACTTACAAACTTTAGTGCCAAGGTTTATCAGAAAGCAGGCGTTGTTCCATCCTACATGGCAAACCTTAGAAACGCCTGATGGCGATTTCCTAGACCTTGCTTGGAGTGAATCACCAGATAACGATGAACTAACGAGCAACAAACCTATCTTCATTCTGTTCCATGGATTAGAGGGGAGCTTTGAGAGCCCATACGCCAATGGACTGATGAACGCGTTTGCTAAGGATGGTTGGTTATCTGTAATGATGCACTTCAGAGGTTGTAGCGGAAAACCGAATCGCTTGGCTCGAGCTTACCACTCTGGAGAGGTAGAAGATGCTCGCTTCTTTTTGAGACATCTGCATTCAAGATTTCCCAATAACCCTAAGGTGGCGGTTGGCATTTCGCTAGGCGGCAACATGTTGGCTAATTATCTCGCCGATTACGCAGATGATCCGTTAATATCAGCGGCTACAATTGTTTCAGCACCCTTTGACCTTGCTTGTTGCTCAAGTCGTATCGAACAAGGCTTTTCCAAGCTCTATAAGAAGTACCTGCTCAATTCGTTGAAATCGAATGCGTTGAAGAAACATAAGCTGCTACAAGAAAAGATTGGCATCTCAGCGGAAAGTATCAAAAAGATCGACAAGTTGTATGAGTTTGATGAACGAATCACAGCGCCTCTGCACGGGTTCAAGAATGCACAAGACTATTACGCACAATGCTCAGCCTTGCCTAAATTGAATCGGATTAAACTGCCGACTCAGATCATTCATGCCAAAGACGATCCTTTCATGACAGATGCTGTAATCCCAAAGTTCGTTCTGCCCGATAACATCGATTATCGGCTGTTTCAAAAAGGCGGGCATGTTGGGTTTATTACTGGTAGTACACTCAAACCAAGGTTTTGGTTAGAAGAAGCGCTGCCTGCCTACTATGAAAGTATTCAAGATTCGGCATAA